Genomic window (Pseudomonas xantholysinigenes):
CCGAGTGTGCGCCGTTGTACGTGCTACTGGCCAGCCAGGAGTCGAGCTATATCACCGGGGAGGTGTTCGGCGTCACCGGGGGTAATCCATTGCCATAGGGCAAAGTCGAATAAACCTCGGGCGCGCCGTGCAGTCAGTCCTAGTAAGAGCCCCCAATATACGGGCCAAGGAGGTGGCTGATGAAACTCGTCTGCCTGCTGCGCGGCTGCCAGTGGCGCAGCCTGCTGGTCCGGGAAATCGCCGGGCTTGACTGCCAGTGCTGCGAACGCTGCGGCGCGCTGCGCTACAGCCAGCCCGGCCAACCGTTCGAAGCGTAGGAGCCGACCATGGCCCGGGCAATCTGGAAAGGCGCGATCAGCTTCGGCCTCGTGCATATCCCCGTCTCTCTCAATACCGCCGTGCGCACCGAGCGCGTCGATTTCGACTGGCTCGACAAGCGCAGCATGGAGCCGGTGGGCTACAAGCGGGTGAACAAGGTGACCGGCAAGGAAATCGACAAGGCGCACATCGTCAAGGGCGTGGAGTACGAGAAGGGCCGTTATGTGGTGATCAGC
Coding sequences:
- a CDS encoding PSPA7_2676 family Cys-rich small protein, giving the protein MKLVCLLRGCQWRSLLVREIAGLDCQCCERCGALRYSQPGQPFEA